GCCATCATCGGCGTGCTGCTGCTGGTGGGCGGGAACGTCGGCGTGGCGTGGGCGGAGAAGACCGTGCCCTCCGGCCTGACCGCGCTCATCGTCGCCATCGTGCCCATCTGGGTGGCGGTCATCGAAACGTTCATCCTGAAAGGCGAGCGGTTGAAGGCGCGCGGCTTCGTTGGGCTCGGCATGGGCATCGCCGGGCTCGTCGTGCTGCTGTGGCCGAAGCTGAATGCCGGAAGCGTGGGGCACGGGGTCTTGTTCGGCGCGCTCATCCTGGTCGGCGCTTCGCTCTCATGGGCGACGGGCTCCGTGTACTCGCGGCGCTGGGACCTGAAAGTCGACCCGTTCGCCGCGACCGGCTGGGAGATGCTGTGCGCCGGCGTGGTGAACCTCGGCATCTCGCTCGCGCTCGGCGACCAGCACACGGTGGTGTGGACGGCGCGCGGCATCGGCGCCATCGCGTACCTCATCACCGCGGGCTCGCTCATCGGACTGACAGCGTACGTCTGGCTGCTGAACCACGTCCCGACGGCGAAGGTCGCGACCTACGCCTACGTGAACCCCATCGTCGCCGTGTTCCTCGGCTGGCTCATACTGCACGAGCAGGTGGACAGCTACATCTTTGCCGGGACGATCGTGATCCTGGCGTCGGTGTGGCTGGTGAACACCTCGAAGGTGCACAAGGTCGAGGAAGGGAAGAAGCCGGAGCCGGAGCTGGCGGCCTGCGAGGGCGTCGCGGACTAGCCCACGTCTGATTACTGTTTTGTGAATGTAATCAAGGCGATCACGGCAGCTATCAAGAGCTGGAATCCACCAAGTACACGCAGAAAAACAACATACTCAGGTGTCTTAGGGAAATAGCGGTCATACGATCCAAGGTAAGCGGGCGATCTGTCATTGATCCAGGTGTGCAACTGCTGAATTCTCCGCGGAAAAATCAGCAAGCAGAGACCGATAACTCCGAAGAAGACCACGAACCCTAGTCCACCCATCTACTTCCTCTTCCAGCGCATGCCGTCCTTGGTGTCTTCGACCACGATGCCCGCGGCCGCGAGCTGGTCGCGGATCTCGTCCGACCGCCTGAAGTTCTTCTCTTTGCGCGCGGCCTGGCGCTCGGCGATGAGCGCATCCACTTCAGCGTCGGAGAGCTTCGGGCCCGCGGCCGCGACCTCTTTCCCCTGCGCCTTCGCCCACTCCTGCACCGCGCGGACCTTCGCGGCGTCGTCGTCGCGCAGGACGTCGAAGACCTCGTCGAACTTTTGGAGCGCGCCGAGGAGCGCAGGGACATCGTCTTTCTTGACGTCGCCGCGATCGGCGGCGGCGTTGGCGTCGCGCACCAGGTCGAAGATGGCGGCGAGCGCCGCGGCGGTGTTCAGGTCGTCGGCGAGCGCCTCGCGCATGCTCTTCACGGTGTAATCCGCAAGGTCGGCCATCTTCTTATTACTGCCGGGCTCGAACTTGCCGGTGTCGAGCCGCAGCTTGAAGTTCCGCAGGCGCTCGACGCCGGACGCCATGGAGCGCAGGCCGTCCTCGGTGAAGTTCAGCTGCTTGCGGTATGGAACGGAAGTCAGAAGCAACCGGATGGTGGACGGCTTGTGGCCCTTGAGGATGAGGTCGCGCAGCGTGTGGAAGTTGCCGAGCGACTTCGACATCTTGTCCTGCTCGATGAGCAGGAAGCGGACGTGCATCCAGTGGCGCGCGAAAAGCTTGCCGGTGGCGGCTTCGGACTGCGCGATCTCGTTCTCGTGGTGCGGGAACATCAGGTCTTCGCCGCCGGCGTGCAGGTCGAGCGTCTCGCCCAGGTAGCGCATCGCCATGGCGGAGCACTCGATGTGCCAGCCCGGCCGGCCTTTGCCGATCGACGTCTCCCAGAAGGCTTCGCCCTCTTTCGGCGCCTTCCAGAGCGCGAAGTCGCGGGCTTCCTCCTTGTCGAAGCGATCGGAGTCGACGCGCGCGCCGTCCTCGATGTGCGCCAGGTCCTTCTTCGAGAGCTTGCCGTACTGTGGGAACTTGGCGACGCGGTAGTAATACGAGCCGTCGTCCGCTTTGTACGCGACGCCCTTCTGCTCCAGCCGCGCGATCAGCTTGGCCATGTCCTCGATGTGCTCGGTGGCGCGCGAGACGACCTCGGGCTTCTCGAGGTTCAGATACGCGGCGTCTTCAAAGAACGCCTGCTCGAACTTGCGGGTGTAG
The sequence above is drawn from the Terriglobales bacterium genome and encodes:
- a CDS encoding EamA family transporter, with the translated sequence AIIGVLLLVGGNVGVAWAEKTVPSGLTALIVAIVPIWVAVIETFILKGERLKARGFVGLGMGIAGLVVLLWPKLNAGSVGHGVLFGALILVGASLSWATGSVYSRRWDLKVDPFAATGWEMLCAGVVNLGISLALGDQHTVVWTARGIGAIAYLITAGSLIGLTAYVWLLNHVPTAKVATYAYVNPIVAVFLGWLILHEQVDSYIFAGTIVILASVWLVNTSKVHKVEEGKKPEPELAACEGVAD
- the cysS gene encoding cysteine--tRNA ligase, whose product is MPLRLFNTLSGKVEEFTPAADNTARMYSCGPTVYDFAHIGNFRTFVAIDLLRRALRQHGYKLQHVMNITDVDDRIIENARKLGVSVNDYTRKFEQAFFEDAAYLNLEKPEVVSRATEHIEDMAKLIARLEQKGVAYKADDGSYYYRVAKFPQYGKLSKKDLAHIEDGARVDSDRFDKEEARDFALWKAPKEGEAFWETSIGKGRPGWHIECSAMAMRYLGETLDLHAGGEDLMFPHHENEIAQSEAATGKLFARHWMHVRFLLIEQDKMSKSLGNFHTLRDLILKGHKPSTIRLLLTSVPYRKQLNFTEDGLRSMASGVERLRNFKLRLDTGKFEPGSNKKMADLADYTVKSMREALADDLNTAAALAAIFDLVRDANAAADRGDVKKDDVPALLGALQKFDEVFDVLRDDDAAKVRAVQEWAKAQGKEVAAAGPKLSDAEVDALIAERQAARKEKNFRRSDEIRDQLAAAGIVVEDTKDGMRWKRK